Proteins encoded by one window of Nitrincola iocasae:
- the aqpZ gene encoding aquaporin Z, producing MNKYGAEFFGTFWLVLGGCGSAVLAATFPDVGIGLLGVSLAFGLTVLTMAYAIGHISGCHLNPAVSIGLWAGGRFPAKELLPYIVAQVLGGIVAGGVLYLIATGKAGFDVSAGFASNGYGAHSPGEYSLFAALITEMVMTMMFLLVILGATDKRAPQGFAPIAIGLCLTLIHLISIPVTNTSVNPARSTGVALFVGDWAIAQLWLFWVAPILGGMLGAVIYRFIGSEKN from the coding sequence ATGAATAAGTATGGTGCAGAGTTTTTTGGGACGTTCTGGCTGGTGCTCGGTGGTTGTGGCAGTGCGGTTTTAGCAGCAACTTTTCCAGACGTTGGTATCGGACTGCTTGGCGTATCTCTGGCATTTGGTTTGACTGTCCTTACAATGGCATACGCTATCGGACATATATCTGGTTGCCACCTCAACCCGGCCGTATCTATTGGGCTCTGGGCTGGTGGTCGTTTTCCAGCAAAAGAGCTTTTACCTTACATTGTTGCACAAGTTTTGGGTGGCATAGTTGCGGGTGGTGTCCTGTACCTGATTGCCACTGGTAAAGCTGGCTTTGATGTCTCAGCAGGGTTTGCTTCAAACGGGTATGGTGCGCATTCACCGGGTGAATACAGTTTGTTTGCTGCACTGATCACCGAAATGGTCATGACCATGATGTTTCTCCTGGTGATTCTTGGCGCCACTGACAAGCGTGCACCACAAGGTTTCGCACCGATTGCAATTGGTTTATGCCTAACGCTGATTCACTTGATTAGCATTCCGGTTACCAACACATCGGTGAATCCTGCACGTAGTACAGGTGTTGCTCTATTCGTCGGCGATTGGGCGATTGCGCAGCTTTGGCTTTTCTGGGTGGCTCCGATCCTTGGCGGTATGCTGGGTGCAGTAATCTATCGCTTTATCGGTAGCGAAAAAAACTAG
- a CDS encoding GFA family protein, which produces MNVSSKGSCLCGEVAYKITGNIGIFQYCHCSRCRKFTGSTHASNLLVSPEQFTWLKGDSLVGYYSPENTKHFATAFCKQCGSSLPWRAKSGKVVVIPAGTLDEHPGIEPVQNIFCASKAEWYISPGVLPEYDELPHK; this is translated from the coding sequence ATGAATGTCAGTTCGAAGGGGAGTTGCTTATGTGGGGAGGTTGCCTACAAGATCACCGGAAATATTGGGATTTTTCAATACTGCCATTGTTCACGTTGCCGTAAGTTCACTGGCAGCACTCATGCGTCAAATCTGTTGGTCTCTCCTGAGCAGTTTACGTGGCTTAAAGGCGATTCTCTGGTGGGTTATTATTCGCCCGAAAATACCAAGCACTTCGCCACTGCATTTTGTAAACAGTGTGGTTCATCATTGCCCTGGCGCGCTAAAAGCGGGAAAGTGGTCGTTATACCTGCAGGCACTCTTGATGAACACCCTGGTATAGAGCCAGTCCAAAACATATTCTGTGCATCAAAGGCTGAATGGTATATATCTCCAGGCGTATTACCTGAGTATGACGAATTACCCCATAAGTGA
- a CDS encoding DinB family protein: protein MLAVQARDMAAYNRWMNQRMYAVCAELSDSERKKDMGAFFKTIHGTLNHILLGDKIWLGRFLGKPFQAADLGEELHSDFEALWEDRVATDEIIVSWAAALTDSELASKLEYTSLVNPSTRKYEMWLVVAHFFNHQTHHRGQITTLLSQCGQDIGVTDIIWLPDVVERNA from the coding sequence ATGCTTGCAGTTCAGGCTAGAGATATGGCGGCCTATAATCGCTGGATGAATCAGCGGATGTATGCCGTGTGTGCAGAGCTCTCTGATAGCGAACGTAAAAAAGACATGGGGGCTTTTTTTAAAACAATTCATGGCACGCTCAATCATATTCTGCTTGGCGATAAAATCTGGTTAGGGCGCTTCTTGGGCAAACCATTTCAGGCAGCAGATCTTGGTGAGGAGTTGCATAGTGACTTTGAAGCGCTATGGGAGGACCGTGTTGCAACCGATGAAATCATCGTTTCATGGGCCGCCGCGCTGACGGATTCTGAGTTGGCTAGCAAACTGGAATATACAAGCCTTGTTAATCCCTCCACCCGCAAATATGAGATGTGGCTGGTGGTTGCCCATTTCTTCAATCATCAAACCCATCATCGCGGTCAAATCACAACACTGCTAAGTCAGTGTGGGCAGGATATAGGTGTTACTGACATCATATGGCTCCCTGACGTAGTGGAGCGAAACGCCTAG
- a CDS encoding DUF3465 domain-containing protein — MKKIIILIIVVFLGYEYIQENGVDLPNSSSLRSGNDSSIQTAYNNRQSDLQVQGEGIVTTVLPDDREGSQHQKFILKLETGQTLLIAHNIDLAPRISGLASGDTVEFYGEYEWNAKGGVIHWTHHDPNNRHIGGWLKHKGRIYQ, encoded by the coding sequence ATGAAAAAAATAATCATTTTAATTATTGTCGTGTTTCTGGGATATGAATACATCCAAGAAAACGGTGTTGATTTACCGAATAGTTCATCATTGCGTAGCGGTAATGACAGTAGTATTCAGACAGCCTACAACAACAGACAAAGCGATCTTCAGGTTCAGGGTGAAGGTATTGTAACAACAGTTTTACCTGATGACCGTGAAGGTTCACAGCACCAGAAATTCATATTAAAGCTGGAAACTGGGCAGACACTGTTGATAGCGCACAATATCGATTTGGCACCTAGGATAAGCGGCTTAGCCTCAGGTGATACCGTTGAATTTTATGGTGAGTATGAGTGGAACGCCAAAGGTGGTGTTATTCACTGGACACATCATGATCCGAATAATCGCCACATCGGTGGTTGGTTAAAGCACAAGGGTAGAATATATCAGTAG
- a CDS encoding GNAT family N-acetyltransferase, with protein sequence MPNIQTQDPKFFLQMATPEDAALVVSFMKKLGAFQKMSDKITATPERIERLLAAKQGEAVFGVYDGTTVGFAYFHQKSSAFTGRLGLYIDGFFIDESMRGKRLGNIMMQFLSKHALDRGCEMLEWGCLDWNTPAIEFYQKLGAYCVDTMRIYRLSPENLTANALLFKG encoded by the coding sequence ATGCCAAACATACAGACTCAAGACCCGAAATTTTTTCTGCAAATGGCTACCCCTGAAGACGCGGCATTAGTGGTTAGCTTCATGAAAAAGCTGGGAGCGTTTCAGAAAATGTCCGATAAAATTACCGCTACACCTGAGCGAATAGAGCGGCTGCTTGCAGCTAAGCAGGGCGAAGCTGTATTTGGCGTTTACGATGGAACAACAGTTGGCTTTGCCTACTTCCATCAGAAAAGCTCGGCTTTTACTGGGCGCTTAGGGTTATACATTGATGGATTCTTTATTGATGAGTCTATGCGCGGAAAAAGATTGGGCAATATTATGATGCAGTTTTTGTCAAAACATGCACTTGATCGTGGATGTGAAATGCTTGAATGGGGTTGTTTGGATTGGAATACCCCTGCTATCGAATTTTACCAAAAATTAGGCGCTTACTGTGTTGATACGATGCGCATCTATCGCTTATCACCAGAGAATTTGACAGCTAACGCGTTGTTATTTAAAGGCTGA
- a CDS encoding substrate-binding domain-containing protein encodes MKKFLLVLSVVLSVFFVETVSANFVAVSMPKFDDNFQTVLRENIEARADQLNLIVYVGNAEDQLEQQLEQIRHFVEAEADAIIVLPVLTTPDAINQMLEARGNSDIPMVFLQRLPEIDTYPEKVVYLGSDETESGSMQMEELARLAAYEGQVAILQGAEGNPASTVRTDYVREVVDKYPGMSVTLQERGNWARNQALTIVKRWLDESPEQFSIIAANNDEMALGAIMAFEQAGIDPNHYLVGGIDATRDALASMQKDLLDVTVLQDAASQGKGAIDAALAMINGREVPEKIWVPFRLVTPENIQQFVE; translated from the coding sequence GTGAAAAAATTCTTACTGGTATTATCTGTGGTGTTGTCGGTTTTTTTTGTAGAAACGGTCAGCGCCAATTTCGTGGCTGTGTCGATGCCTAAATTCGATGATAACTTCCAGACAGTCCTTCGTGAGAATATCGAGGCACGAGCGGATCAGCTTAATCTCATTGTATATGTGGGCAATGCAGAGGATCAGCTGGAGCAGCAATTGGAACAGATCAGGCACTTTGTTGAGGCTGAAGCGGATGCAATTATTGTGTTGCCCGTACTCACAACTCCAGACGCAATCAATCAAATGCTGGAGGCACGAGGGAACAGCGATATACCGATGGTGTTCCTGCAAAGGCTTCCCGAAATTGACACTTACCCTGAGAAGGTAGTGTATCTGGGTTCTGATGAAACTGAATCAGGAAGCATGCAAATGGAAGAGCTGGCACGCCTGGCTGCCTACGAGGGTCAAGTTGCCATCCTTCAGGGCGCTGAAGGTAATCCGGCATCCACCGTTCGTACCGATTATGTGCGTGAAGTGGTCGACAAATACCCTGGAATGAGTGTTACGCTTCAAGAGCGTGGTAATTGGGCTAGGAATCAGGCGCTGACAATCGTTAAGCGCTGGCTTGATGAGTCTCCAGAGCAATTTTCCATTATTGCAGCTAATAACGATGAAATGGCACTTGGGGCGATCATGGCGTTTGAGCAGGCTGGTATCGATCCAAACCACTATCTTGTTGGCGGTATCGATGCAACCCGGGATGCGCTGGCTTCCATGCAGAAAGACCTTCTTGATGTAACGGTTCTTCAGGATGCAGCCAGTCAGGGCAAAGGGGCAATCGATGCGGCACTGGCAATGATAAATGGCCGTGAGGTACCGGAGAAGATATGGGTGCCATTTCGTCTGGTGACGCCGGAGAATATACAGCAGTTCGTGGAATAA
- a CDS encoding metallophosphoesterase, whose amino-acid sequence MRLRIFSDLHLEHFDEGLYLPDVTADVVILAGDIHTGTQGLHWAASRFSGVPIIYVPGNHEYYNHSMSALRADLSFEAKRFGIHLLDNASVNIGGVKFLGSTLWTDFELYANRPDNNAAFTYKKAVSVMPDFRIIEQPDGMIYTPEESQRLHNRAIKWLEKELASPYAGPKVVISHHAPLANCIPVYYRGDALSPAFASDLAWLMGKAELWVHGHVHEAVDFECMGTRIIANPGGYPYEFESPSFVPDLVVEIATTC is encoded by the coding sequence GTGCGGCTGAGAATTTTTTCTGATCTGCATCTGGAGCACTTCGATGAAGGGCTCTACCTGCCAGATGTAACAGCCGATGTGGTTATATTGGCTGGTGATATCCATACAGGAACGCAAGGACTTCATTGGGCAGCCAGTCGTTTTTCTGGGGTGCCGATTATCTATGTGCCTGGAAATCATGAATATTACAATCATTCCATGTCTGCACTGCGTGCTGACTTAAGTTTTGAAGCCAAAAGGTTCGGCATCCATTTACTCGATAATGCCAGTGTAAATATTGGTGGTGTAAAATTTTTAGGCAGTACACTCTGGACAGATTTTGAACTCTATGCGAACCGTCCCGATAACAATGCGGCTTTTACCTATAAGAAAGCTGTATCTGTCATGCCAGACTTTCGCATCATTGAACAGCCTGATGGGATGATTTATACACCTGAAGAAAGCCAACGGCTGCATAATCGAGCTATTAAGTGGTTGGAAAAAGAGTTGGCTTCTCCTTATGCTGGCCCTAAAGTTGTCATCAGCCACCATGCACCGTTAGCAAATTGTATTCCTGTTTATTATAGAGGTGATGCCCTCTCGCCAGCCTTTGCATCGGATCTTGCCTGGTTAATGGGGAAAGCGGAACTATGGGTGCATGGTCATGTTCATGAAGCTGTTGATTTTGAGTGCATGGGGACACGGATCATAGCTAATCCAGGTGGTTATCCATATGAGTTTGAATCGCCTAGCTTTGTACCTGATCTGGTTGTGGAAATAGCGACGACTTGCTGA